The Paenibacillus wynnii DNA window AAGACCAACCGGATCGAATTAATGCAGAGCCGATTGAGTGATTTAGAAGTTAACCTTACCGACCTTCAATCAAAGACAGAGGATGGAGACTATGCAGAATTGCTGATGAAATCCAAGGTTCAGGAGAATATCTATAATGCCTCCCTGTCAGTTGGTTCCAAGATCATTCAATCAACCCTAGTTGATTTTATTAGATAGAGGGAGGTGTGACCCTTGCTTCAATCAATACTGCAAATCCGCCAAACCCCTGCTTTAATTGGTATTGATGCTGATCCAGGAACATACTCCATATCTCAACCCAAAGCTGATGTTAACATAACGACTACTCCGGGAGAGTGGGATATCCAACAGTTTAAGCCTGAGTTGACCATTGATCAATCTCGTGCATGGGCAGCCTATAATGGCGGAAATATGCTAGAAATGAACAAGCGTATTTATTCCGGTATTCAACAGTTGTATCTTCAGGGTATCGCGAAGAGGGTAGAGCAGGGTAACCGTATGATGGAGTTTTTTAAGCCTGGTAACA harbors:
- a CDS encoding DUF6470 family protein; the protein is MLQSILQIRQTPALIGIDADPGTYSISQPKADVNITTTPGEWDIQQFKPELTIDQSRAWAAYNGGNMLEMNKRIYSGIQQLYLQGIAKRVEQGNRMMEFFKPGNTIAEIYGTDTEPNSFPEMRGPASYDNVDIHFETRSPTINFRPAEVNIQVERHRPEIEYTRGKLDIYMQQYASVQFIPPELNV